A window of Actinobacillus suis ATCC 33415 contains these coding sequences:
- a CDS encoding DNA polymerase III subunit chi, whose amino-acid sequence MKQVKFYLLSQASSEDLSAAEAMACELSAQAWKLGKRVLIACETEQQALKIDEALWARDPDSFVPHNLSGEVTQYATPIEISWPGKRNAQRRDLLISLQKNLPDFINSFNQIIDFVPADEAEKAQARERYKQYRQLGWQLETVQA is encoded by the coding sequence GTGAAACAAGTTAAATTTTATTTACTGAGCCAAGCGTCTTCTGAAGATCTCAGCGCCGCCGAAGCAATGGCTTGTGAATTAAGTGCTCAGGCTTGGAAACTCGGCAAACGAGTGCTGATCGCCTGCGAAACCGAACAACAAGCCCTAAAAATTGATGAAGCGTTATGGGCGAGAGATCCCGATTCTTTTGTACCGCATAATCTTTCTGGCGAAGTTACCCAATATGCCACGCCAATAGAAATATCATGGCCTGGCAAACGCAATGCACAGCGTCGTGATTTGCTTATTTCGCTCCAGAAAAATCTACCGGACTTTATTAATAGCTTTAATCAAATTATTGATTTTGTACCGGCGGATGAGGCAGAGAAAGCCCAAGCGCGCGAACGTTACAAACAATATCGCCAACTTGGCTGGCAACTTGAAACAGTACAAGCATAA
- the lysM gene encoding peptidoglycan-binding protein LysM, whose product MGLFDFAANIGKKLFNKEEEASQAVTEHLNEDNPGVENVQVTVENGVANLSGVAATAAAVEKAVLMAGNIEGISEVKIDGVQIANGEALAGDDEFYVIQKGDTLWEIATKAYGNGAKYKAIVEANKEVIKDENKIFPGQKIRIPKSL is encoded by the coding sequence ATGGGTTTATTTGATTTTGCAGCGAATATCGGCAAAAAACTTTTTAATAAAGAAGAAGAGGCATCACAAGCCGTAACGGAACATTTAAATGAAGACAATCCGGGCGTTGAGAATGTACAAGTAACCGTTGAAAACGGTGTAGCAAATTTAAGCGGTGTGGCGGCAACGGCAGCTGCGGTAGAAAAAGCGGTGTTAATGGCGGGTAACATTGAAGGTATTTCAGAAGTGAAAATCGACGGTGTTCAAATTGCTAACGGCGAAGCGCTTGCAGGTGATGACGAATTCTATGTGATTCAAAAAGGCGATACTTTATGGGAAATTGCAACCAAAGCTTACGGTAACGGTGCAAAATATAAAGCGATCGTTGAAGCGAATAAAGAAGTGATCAAAGACGAGAACAAGATCTTCCCGGGTCAAAAAATTCGTATTCCAAAAAGCTTATAA
- the tig gene encoding trigger factor: MSISIETLEGLQRRVTITVAADKIEAAYKEQLKGYAKNARVDGFRKGKVPHAIIEQRFGLAARQDVLSDEMQRAFFDAVIAEKINLAGRPTFTPNNYQPGQEFSFTATFEVFPEVELKGLENIEVEKPVVEITEADLDKMIDVLRKQQATWAESQEAAKAEDRVVIDFVGSVDGEEFEGGKATDFTLAMGQGRMIPGFEEGIVGHKAGEQFDIDVTFPEEYHAENLKGKAAKFAITLKKVENIVLPELTEEFVKKFGSAKTVEDLRAEIKKNMQRELKNAVTARVKNQVINGLIAQNEIEVPAAAVAEEVDVLRRQAVQRFGGKPEMAAQLPAELFEADAKRRVQVGLLLSTVIGTNELKVDEKRVEETIAEIASAYEQPAEVVAHYAKNRQLTENIRNVVLEEQAVEAVLAKAKVTEKATSFDEVMAQQAQG, translated from the coding sequence ATGTCAATTTCTATTGAAACTTTAGAAGGCTTACAACGCCGTGTAACTATTACTGTAGCTGCAGACAAAATCGAAGCAGCTTATAAAGAACAATTAAAAGGCTATGCGAAAAACGCTCGTGTAGATGGTTTCCGTAAAGGTAAAGTACCACACGCAATTATCGAACAACGTTTCGGTTTAGCGGCTCGCCAAGATGTATTATCTGATGAAATGCAACGTGCATTCTTTGATGCAGTAATCGCTGAGAAAATCAACCTTGCAGGTCGTCCTACATTCACTCCTAACAACTACCAACCAGGCCAAGAATTCAGCTTCACTGCGACTTTTGAAGTATTCCCAGAAGTTGAATTAAAAGGTTTAGAAAACATCGAAGTTGAAAAACCGGTTGTAGAAATCACAGAAGCTGATTTAGACAAAATGATCGATGTTTTACGTAAACAACAAGCGACTTGGGCTGAATCACAAGAAGCTGCAAAAGCAGAAGACCGTGTTGTAATCGACTTTGTTGGTTCTGTTGACGGTGAAGAGTTTGAAGGCGGTAAAGCGACAGACTTCACTTTAGCAATGGGTCAAGGTCGTATGATCCCTGGTTTCGAAGAGGGTATCGTTGGTCACAAAGCTGGCGAACAATTCGATATCGATGTAACTTTCCCTGAAGAATACCACGCTGAAAACTTAAAAGGTAAAGCGGCGAAATTCGCAATCACACTTAAGAAAGTAGAAAACATCGTATTACCTGAATTAACAGAAGAATTCGTGAAAAAATTCGGTTCAGCAAAAACTGTAGAAGATTTACGTGCAGAAATTAAGAAAAATATGCAACGTGAACTTAAAAATGCAGTAACTGCACGTGTTAAAAACCAAGTAATCAACGGTTTAATCGCACAAAACGAAATTGAAGTACCGGCTGCAGCAGTAGCGGAAGAAGTTGATGTATTACGTCGTCAAGCGGTTCAACGTTTCGGTGGTAAACCGGAAATGGCTGCACAATTACCGGCAGAATTATTCGAAGCGGATGCAAAACGTCGTGTTCAAGTAGGTTTATTACTTTCAACTGTAATCGGTACTAACGAATTAAAAGTTGATGAAAAACGTGTTGAAGAAACGATTGCAGAAATCGCTTCAGCTTACGAACAACCGGCAGAAGTTGTTGCTCACTACGCGAAAAACCGTCAATTAACTGAAAATATCCGTAACGTGGTATTAGAAGAACAAGCGGTTGAAGCAGTACTTGCAAAAGCGAAAGTAACTGAAAAAGCAACCTCTTTCGATGAAGTAATGGCTCAACAAGCTCAGGGCTAA